From Chryseobacterium shandongense, the proteins below share one genomic window:
- a CDS encoding ribulokinase, which yields MKKYVIGLDYGTDSVRAVLIDTENGAELATSVSYYQRWKEGKFCKPEQNQFRQHPLDHIEGLKKTISDIVKESGVAPEHIVSICIDTTGSSPLPVNKEGIALSLLPDFAENPNAMMVLWKDHTSIEEAEEINRLARNWGGEDYTRFEGGIYSSEWFWAKILHINREDDTVKNAAYSWMEHCDYITFLLSDHQDVETFKRSRCAAGHKAMWHESWGGLPSKEFLDQLDPSLADLRDRLYHKTYTSDEIAGNLNQEWAEKLGLTTNTIIAVGTFDAHSGAVGAKVEENTLIRIMGTSTCDIMVAPNEVIGNKTVKGICGQVDGSVIPGLMGLEAGQSAFGDVLAWFKDILMWPTQSILMNSSVIDNHQKQLLKEEIEHNIIRNLTLEAEKIPLSEAVPVALDWINGRRTPDANQELKMAINNLSLGTKAPHIFKAMVNAICFGSKKIVDRFEEEGVKIEKVIGIGGVARKSPFIMQTLANVLNRPIVVAASDQAPALGAAVYAAVAAGVYPNVQEASRKMGSDFEAEYFPQSEHVEKYAELMEQYQILADFTENNSKSKKKSVVDSL from the coding sequence ATGAAAAAATACGTTATCGGCTTAGACTACGGAACAGATTCCGTTCGTGCCGTTTTGATTGATACGGAAAACGGTGCGGAACTCGCAACATCCGTCAGCTATTATCAAAGATGGAAAGAAGGAAAATTCTGTAAGCCGGAACAAAACCAGTTCCGCCAGCATCCTTTAGATCATATTGAAGGATTGAAGAAAACCATTTCAGATATCGTAAAAGAAAGTGGAGTAGCACCGGAACATATTGTCAGCATTTGTATTGATACTACCGGTTCATCCCCATTACCTGTAAATAAAGAGGGGATCGCCTTGTCGCTTTTACCGGACTTTGCAGAAAATCCCAATGCCATGATGGTGCTGTGGAAAGACCATACTTCTATTGAGGAAGCAGAAGAAATTAACCGACTTGCCAGAAACTGGGGTGGCGAAGACTACACCAGGTTTGAAGGCGGAATTTATTCCTCAGAATGGTTCTGGGCAAAAATTCTGCATATTAACAGAGAAGATGATACCGTAAAAAATGCAGCCTATAGCTGGATGGAACATTGCGATTATATTACCTTTCTCCTTTCCGATCATCAGGATGTAGAAACTTTCAAAAGAAGCCGTTGTGCAGCCGGTCACAAGGCAATGTGGCACGAATCGTGGGGAGGATTACCTTCCAAGGAATTTCTTGACCAGCTAGATCCTTCGTTAGCCGATCTTCGAGATAGATTATATCATAAAACCTATACTTCCGATGAAATTGCAGGAAACCTCAATCAGGAATGGGCAGAAAAATTAGGATTAACTACCAATACCATAATTGCAGTCGGAACATTCGATGCTCATTCAGGAGCGGTCGGTGCAAAAGTGGAAGAAAATACGCTGATCCGAATTATGGGTACCTCAACGTGTGATATCATGGTGGCACCCAACGAAGTTATTGGCAACAAAACCGTAAAAGGAATTTGCGGACAGGTCGATGGTTCAGTAATTCCGGGATTAATGGGGCTGGAAGCAGGTCAGTCGGCATTCGGCGATGTGTTGGCCTGGTTTAAAGACATTTTAATGTGGCCTACTCAAAGTATCCTGATGAATTCCAGCGTGATTGATAACCATCAAAAGCAGCTGTTGAAAGAAGAAATAGAACACAATATCATCCGTAACCTGACTTTGGAAGCCGAAAAGATTCCGCTTTCCGAAGCCGTTCCTGTTGCTCTCGACTGGATTAACGGCCGCAGGACGCCCGATGCCAATCAGGAACTGAAGATGGCCATCAACAATCTTTCGCTGGGAACAAAAGCACCACATATTTTCAAAGCTATGGTAAATGCCATTTGTTTCGGCTCTAAAAAAATTGTCGACCGTTTTGAAGAGGAAGGCGTAAAAATCGAAAAAGTTATCGGCATCGGAGGGGTTGCCAGAAAATCACCGTTCATCATGCAGACTCTGGCCAATGTTCTCAACAGGCCGATTGTTGTTGCAGCTTCAGACCAGGCTCCCGCTTTGGGTGCGGCAGTATATGCAGCTGTTGCAGCAGGAGTTTATCCTAATGTTCAGGAAGCAAGCCGGAAAATGGGTTCCGATTTCGAAGCTGAATATTTCCCACAGTCAGAGCACGTTGAAAAATATGCGGAATTAATGGAACAATACCAGATTCTCGCCGATTTCACAGAAAATAATAGTAAATCTAAAAAGAAGTCGGTCGTTGACAGTTTATAG